A window of Candidatus Bathyarchaeia archaeon genomic DNA:
ATCCTCTGAGAGGTCACGTACTTAATGTTGTCGGCCTCAGACAGATAATTAAGTTCTTCTTTGCAGACGGCTCTCGTTCCAACCTCAATGATTCTCTTGGGCTTAACTTCCTCATGTATTCTGCGCATAAACGTGGCGTGGCACACTCTCTCATCCATGTACTTATCTCTTAAATCTAAATGTGCATCAAAGCTAACCAGCGCGAATTCTCCGTCAATGCTTCTAGATGCGCCGAGGGTTATGGTGTGTTCGCCGCCAATAATTATGGGAATCTTATCCAAACCCATTATGTCCCGGCAGACAAGATCCAATCTCTTCAATGTTTCCTCCAAATTTCCACTTACATGCAAGTCCCCAGAGTCATGAAGCCCTAAATCCTCAATGTCGACGTTAGACCTAAAGCTGTATGTTTCTATGTTAAGCGAAGCCTCCCTGATAGCTGCTGGCGCAAACCTAGCTCCTGAACGATACGTGCTTGTGGCGTCGAAGGGTACGCCGAATACAACGTATCTCGATTCTTCGAGGCTCTTCTGATAGCCACTAAAATACATTGTTATCGAAGTAAACAGATTTAGGTAGCTCATGTCTTACAATTCCATGTTAATACTTATAAGTCGTTTGGGCATCATAT
This region includes:
- the speB gene encoding agmatinase, with product MSYLNLFTSITMYFSGYQKSLEESRYVVFGVPFDATSTYRSGARFAPAAIREASLNIETYSFRSNVDIEDLGLHDSGDLHVSGNLEETLKRLDLVCRDIMGLDKIPIIIGGEHTITLGASRSIDGEFALVSFDAHLDLRDKYMDERVCHATFMRRIHEEVKPKRIIEVGTRAVCKEELNYLSEADNIKYVTSQRIIKDNLENILREIRGALSDCSKIYVTLDMDVLDPAFAPAVQNPEPEGLSISMLLDILLGVCDQRLVAFDLVEVTPHYDYGITALQAAKIIFEVLSHLHRLNLENRG